In Myripristis murdjan chromosome 23, fMyrMur1.1, whole genome shotgun sequence, the DNA window AGAAGAGAAGTTCCTGATAAGCAGCGAGGTCAAGAAACTAAAAGATCAGATACATGAACTAGAGAAagccagaagagaagagaaacagaaagtgaaTGATGGAGGCTCAACAGTTGGTGCTGACGATGAATTTACTAGTCTACAGAAGGAGAAGCAAGAGCTAGAAACACAATTGGTAAACATGAAGAAGAAGTTTCAGGTGGCACTTGTGCAACGCAAAGAGCTCATGAAGAAAGTAGCTGATTTTGAGGTGGAAGCACAAAAATGGAAAGAGCAAGAAAGCATAGGAACAGTGGAGAATCCTACAAATATACCAGAGGTAGtaaaacacagaggacaggatATTGAGGAAATGGAGGTGATGCTAAAGGGAGTCAAGGAAGCCTTAAAATCCAAAGAAGATGCAGTTGAGGCTCTTGAGaagaaaatctgccagcaggatcAAGTTCTCGCTGAGACTCTTGCTCTGAACAAAAAGCTTTGTGAAGAAGCCGAACACATTCAGCAGGCTGACCCCTCTACTGACACAGAGTTACATTCTCAACTGGCCGCTCTTGAGGCAGAGTGTGAAACACTTCAGAAGAAACTTGTGGAAGCCCAAGAAGCTCGTAAAGAAACCATTCGCAAAGCCAAAGAGAAGGATAGACACCACCGTGAACAACTGAAGCAGCAGAAGGAAGAATACAATGAGCTTTTGGAACGTTTTGAGGTACAGAATGGGGAACAGGAAGTTCTTCTTACTAAACTCAGAGAGTTAGAGGAACTGCAGGCacataaaaaggaaaacatagAGAGGAAAGACGTGCTTCATCAGGAGAATGAGCCTGTGGCAAAAATGCAGGAcaaggcagcagcaggtgaTTGGGTTCAAGAGGACTGGGTGGATTTTGCTTCACCTGAGACTGAATCATCACAGCAGCAATGCAATAACCCAATTCAGCAGCCTGAGGAACAATCTGAGGTCCTCTCTGCAGAAAAGGAGCTGTCTTTGAGAACTCTTCGAGAAGATGTCCAATTTGTGCAGAGTGCTCACACAATTCTAGAGAAGCAGCTTCTGGAAACCCAGGCTagtctgtcactgaaagaaACTGAACTGTTGGAATTGGGCAAAGAAGTTGAAGCcctgagagaaaaggagaggcaGATTGATTTGCTTTCAGATGAAATGGATGCTCTTAGAGATAAGTATCAGCAAGCTGAGTCTTATGCTGAAACCTTAAAAGTAGAGATGGAGGCTGCAGCCAAAGCAGCATGTGCAGATTCAGAGTCCTCCATTGTGACTCTGCAGGGAGAAGTGGAGGAGTTTAAGCAGTTCCTCAACAATAAGAACCAGGAGATCATGGAGCTAAGTCAGCAGCTTAGTGAGCAGAACTCACTCCTATGCTCCATGCAGGACACAGTGTCTGAAAAGGACAAGCTAATAGCTTCCTTACGGGAAGAACTGAAAGCTGAGCAAGAGAGGACACAGAAATTAGAAGTTGAGGTTCCACAGAagcaagaggaagaaaaagacagtGAGGCCAAGATCCAGCAGCTTCAGCGGAAGCTCCAGGCTGCTCTGATCTCTCGCAAAGAGGtactcaaagaaaacaaaagccaGAAAGAGGAACTAGCTACCACTGAGAAGGTCCTAGCTGAACTGCAACAGAAATTGGAAGCTAAGGAGGATGATCTAGAGAAGCTAAGAGCAGAAAGAGTTAGACTGATTGAAGAGATTGACCAGACATTACTGGAAAACCAAAGTCTTGGATCATCCTGTGAGAGCCTCAAACTGGCAATGGAAGGCATACTAAATGAGAAAGATGCTTTTAAGAGAGAAGCTGAGTTTGTCAAAGAGGAGGCTGCCAAGTCACACAGAGAATTGGAGGAAAAAATTCAAGGCATGAAGGATGAGTATGAGACTCTGCTTAAGTCCTATGAAAATGTTAGTGATGAGGCAGAGCGTGTGAGACGTGTCCTTGAGGCTGCTaggcaggagagacaggagctAGCAGCCAAAGTGAGGACTCATGAAGCAGCTAGGCAGGAGGCTGAAAAGCAGACAGAAGAAGCACAAAGAGAAGTGGATTCAGTCAAAGACAAGATGAGAAAGTTTgccaaaacaaagcagcaaaaaataatggagttagaggaggagaatgagagccttagagagatggaggaaaagaaagaaacaaaacgaAAAGACAGGGCACTTAAAGCTGAGCTTGAAAGGCTTCAAGAAGAGCTTGGGAATGTGAAAGCTGATTTGGATGCGACAGCAGCAGAACGAGACTCTTTAGGGCAGCAGATTGAAGATTTGAGGGAACAACTTGCTCAAAAGGTAGAAAAAGGGAACAGTCAAATTCCAGCTACAGCTCTTGACTCTGCTGCTGTTATGGAGGAGGTTGCCACTGTTCAGCAAGTAAGCATTGTCATGGCTGAAATTCCTGAAAGAGAACCTGCTGAAATACAATCCGAAGACAAAGAACAGCCCATAACTACAGAGGAAGCTCAAACTGACAAAGTATCTTCAGTATctgcaccagaaacacacactcatcctaCTGAGGAGAGAGTAAAAATGGAATTGACTGAAGGTGATCATACTGTATTAGAGAATAAAATAAGGGAGTTGGAGGGAGCTCTTATCTCAGAGAAGAAACAGAGGCAGGAAAGGGAGGCTGAACTCAAAGGTGAACTGTCCTCTCTTGAGCATCACCTCCAGGAAAGTAAAGAAAAGGAGAGCCTTATGGCCTCTCTTCAACAAAGCCTCGAAGAGAGCAAAGATAGGGAAAAGAGCCTGATTGAAGAGGGTTGTAAAAGAGAAGCACAGTTTAAAGAACTCCGCAGAAGCCTTGAAACTGAGAAGGATGATCTGGAGGAACGCCTGATGAACCAGTTGGCCCAACTCAATGGCAGCATCGCCGGCTACCAGCAAGAGGCAACAGACACCCGGGATCACTTGGCAGAGCTGCAACGGGAAGTGGAGAGGTTGGAGCGGGAACGAGCCGAACTTGAGGTCCAGgctcagagtgagagagaccgGGCAGCAAGGCTGGAAGAAGACAAGAGGCaggcccagagagagagagctgaggctGAAGCAGAGTCTGGTAAGCAAAGAGAGCTGGAGCAACAGCTGAGGTCTGCACAAAGAGTCAAAGAAGGCAGCCAGAGCAGAGCACGTCAGCTGGAAGAGCTATTGCGGGAAAAGCAGCTGGAGGTCCGTCAGCTGCAGAAGGACTGCATCCAGTACCAAGAGAGGATCAGTGAGCTGGGAAGGGAAGCAAAGGCACTGCAGCTTGGCCGTGATGAGCTCCTAAATGAACAAGAAAAGTCTCGTTTAGAGATTTCGAATATTCTAGAGGAGTTGAAGAGGACTGAAGCTCAGCTTGTTAACTGTAAATCACAACTTGATGAGGCTCAGAAAGAGGCAAGGCAGACCTTAGCTGAGAAGATGACCTTTGAACAGGCAGTTTTGCAGAAGGAGGCTTCGATGAAAGCTGAGGCAGAGCAAACCTTGGACTCTGTGAGGTTCAGGCTGGGAGCTGAATTGAAGCAGATGGAGCTGAAGCTGGAAGAAGCTtatagagaaaaggagaaggaagaggaggctaCATTAGAAGCCAGGGAAAAAGCAGAGGGAGCTGAGAGGCGGGCCCAAGAGATGCAGGGCCGCCTCGATGAGTCTCTTGCCAGGTTGGCTGCCTTCTCACGCTGCATGTCATCACTACAAGATGACCGGGACAGAGTTTTGGATGAAGCCCGGCAGTGGGAGGCTCGCTTTAATGGTGCCCTCCAAGGGAAGGAGTCTGAAGTGCGTGAGGCTGAGACACGGATCAAGGAACTGTCTGAACAGCTTCAGAAGGAAACTGCTCTGAAAGACCAGCTTCAGCTTTCAGTAGACAGGTAtgaatttttttctgtcactctgTTTTTTATGTCCTTGTTTCCTTAGATTAGTTATCTTTGTTAATCTAGTAGAAGACTATTTTTTGCATGCGCCATAATCAAGTGAGATGTTATGCTTGATTTTCATTCCTTCAGACTTGAGAAAGCAGACAAAGATTGGCAGTTGAAACTGGAAGAGAACGAAAAGAAGGTCAAAGACAGCCAGGCtgtcctggaggaggagagacgcaAGCTTCAGCAAACCACAGCTGAGCTGCAGAGCACCCAAAATGAAGCCCGTGCACTGGAAAATGAACTGGAGGGTGTCCATCACAGGACCCGTGCTCTGGAGGAGGGTGTTGGGAGGCTGCAGGCTGAAGTTGACCAGGCCAGGgctgaactgagagagagggaggctgaggagaggaggctgtGCCTAAATGTGGAGCAGCTAGAGGCAGACCTGCGCTCCTCCAAGGTCTTGACAGAGAGCTTGCAGAATGAGTTAAGtgggaaggagaagagagaattGGAACTTCTGGGGGAGAAGGAACAAGCTGTCACTCAGGTATTAACATTGCTTAATCTACAGCACTGTATATACTAGTTTGTGTTACAATCAGTTTTGAGAAATTACAACATGTCTCACAATTCCTTATGTCTATTGCTCATGCTTTATCCCGCCAGGCTGCTGAGGAGGCTAGAAGAGAGGCTGACAGCAGAGCGCAAGAAGCAGAGAGGGCGCTagagcaaaggagagaggagtTGCGGGAACTGGAAGATAAATTtcaaaagacagaagaagagagcagcaacagaaaagcCAAACTGGACTCATTCATGAAGGCCATGGGCTCCTTGCAGGATGACAGAGACCGAGTCCTTAACATGTACAAACAGCTAGAGGAGAAACACCTGCAGGTAATTTTCATAAGCAAAAGCTAACAGTATATATCATCCATGTTGTAGTACCCAGTATGTACTGCATGACCATGTCTGTCTCAGGTTCCCATTGGCATCAACTCTTGCACTGTTTTGTCACAGGTAATGATGGAGAAGGATGCGCTGATCCAGGAGGCTGCAGGCGAGAATAACAGCCTGAAGGAAGAGTTGCGCTCTCTCCTGGTTCAGAGAGACGACTTGCATGCTGAAAAGGCCAAGCTGTCTGCCCAGCTCCACGGCTACCGGGATGAACTCAACCAAGTCCTCAGCATGAAGGATTCACAGCACAAGCAGGTTCTGGCTGCCCAGCGAGAACGCATTACCTCTCTGGAAAGGCAGTGTAAGGAGTTGGAGGCTCAGCTGAAGGGCCttggcacagagagagacatagaggtAGAAGCTTTGTCAGTCAGGCAGGAGAGGGAGATTCTTAGTGAGGCTGGTGACAGTGGGAGAGTGTTACAGGTGAGAGACGCTCCTGGTGCAGAGGTTGAGAAGCTGAGGGAGCAGCTGCAGATGGCAAGGGAGCAGGTGGAGGCCCTGGAGTCAAACCTGCTCAAGGAGAGGCAGGAGCAGACTGCCAGGAATCAAGAGCTAGCTGAGCTGCGCTGGGAGGGGGGTGTGATGCGGACGGAGTCAGAGAGTGCTCAGGAGAGGGTAGCTGAGCTGGCCCGGGACTTGATGGTTGTTGAAcagaagctgctggaggagaaagaggcaaCAACCCAACTGCAAGCAGAGAACCAGTCACTTAAGAGCGCCATGGCCTCCCTCCAGGACAACAGGGACCAAGCAGTAAACAAAGCACAGGAACTGAGCCTTCGGCTAGAGGAGGTAAACAAGGCGGGGGGCCAGCTGGCACAC includes these proteins:
- the golgb1 gene encoding golgin subfamily B member 1 → MFSRLATVLQELSGEEAPDGEPQDTLVPQLPHSEGQAPQEAEVPEEAMERLAHLEQLVVQLKELIREKDTQLVHKDSELANKDAQLKNEREASEARFAKLKLQAKAKMASLNKQITDLKGQEGASSPESSFTGAGAALEDELQELKTKLSEEEANSRVLRERLQTTEQLLQEKEATHAEQLRVLQAVVCDKDVRFQEQIQKHEEELLRVTVQSQDDTELQQALHSSQRRCEELEEAMRSRSEVLEMLQQEVNSADQQKQILTAQFRQMEQELAEAVRQREEDRQQWAQQASRADAELTALRARQEALEREGMEVARLERELASLRAEHEAVSGSQEALEKEKMEVARLERELALMKEAELAAIQASHDASERDRVEITRLESELASVKQAECAAIHASQEAFERKRMKVDELEKELEENQRRGETLAEVWRHLNSLASGDVHTAEESPIPTDLSLFLDTLHALGAQLTKLKEERGESDERCAQVTHSMETLQEQLDRRTTEKEEAVAKIQQLEEQIGLMCKESLGHHESEPSAHDSSEAGQAHILALEQRLLEKDNELVALRECLAQAKEHSSKGGASGESCDQNQEQGQLTISDPHDSPTVLPDLLEDTPEEETTLVAEDTSVLSASADNESSPELIGPQSESPGESKGASSDEMVASSDSEVAHSSWTLLEAVNQDGGQEWPSILQDFGQLQLQSWEETSMEQGTSTVQVESSSVIIRETVQVQLTQHDVPSTDSDLTSGQVFAQVLADELQKRYSELMAELQRLRETSAQSQEKIQSQEEERQSLAAAKVEAESQVTQFAEELRSAREELDKICQEGSSLKEKHSIEMRLLEEQIDILHTESKKKEQSIQALQTDLEEAQRALSEQEGQARMLSAQLEDRELLSSELERRLQDMESSLLEYSQTTDLTNASLSEKNSEISELQLRLTQKEQEIMELNDSMSAKLLQVGEEKFLISSEVKKLKDQIHELEKARREEKQKVNDGGSTVGADDEFTSLQKEKQELETQLVNMKKKFQVALVQRKELMKKVADFEVEAQKWKEQESIGTVENPTNIPEVVKHRGQDIEEMEVMLKGVKEALKSKEDAVEALEKKICQQDQVLAETLALNKKLCEEAEHIQQADPSTDTELHSQLAALEAECETLQKKLVEAQEARKETIRKAKEKDRHHREQLKQQKEEYNELLERFEVQNGEQEVLLTKLRELEELQAHKKENIERKDVLHQENEPVAKMQDKAAAGDWVQEDWVDFASPETESSQQQCNNPIQQPEEQSEVLSAEKELSLRTLREDVQFVQSAHTILEKQLLETQASLSLKETELLELGKEVEALREKERQIDLLSDEMDALRDKYQQAESYAETLKVEMEAAAKAACADSESSIVTLQGEVEEFKQFLNNKNQEIMELSQQLSEQNSLLCSMQDTVSEKDKLIASLREELKAEQERTQKLEVEVPQKQEEEKDSEAKIQQLQRKLQAALISRKEVLKENKSQKEELATTEKVLAELQQKLEAKEDDLEKLRAERVRLIEEIDQTLLENQSLGSSCESLKLAMEGILNEKDAFKREAEFVKEEAAKSHRELEEKIQGMKDEYETLLKSYENVSDEAERVRRVLEAARQERQELAAKVRTHEAARQEAEKQTEEAQREVDSVKDKMRKFAKTKQQKIMELEEENESLREMEEKKETKRKDRALKAELERLQEELGNVKADLDATAAERDSLGQQIEDLREQLAQKVEKGNSQIPATALDSAAVMEEVATVQQVSIVMAEIPEREPAEIQSEDKEQPITTEEAQTDKVSSVSAPETHTHPTEERVKMELTEGDHTVLENKIRELEGALISEKKQRQEREAELKGELSSLEHHLQESKEKESLMASLQQSLEESKDREKSLIEEGCKREAQFKELRRSLETEKDDLEERLMNQLAQLNGSIAGYQQEATDTRDHLAELQREVERLERERAELEVQAQSERDRAARLEEDKRQAQRERAEAEAESGKQRELEQQLRSAQRVKEGSQSRARQLEELLREKQLEVRQLQKDCIQYQERISELGREAKALQLGRDELLNEQEKSRLEISNILEELKRTEAQLVNCKSQLDEAQKEARQTLAEKMTFEQAVLQKEASMKAEAEQTLDSVRFRLGAELKQMELKLEEAYREKEKEEEATLEAREKAEGAERRAQEMQGRLDESLARLAAFSRCMSSLQDDRDRVLDEARQWEARFNGALQGKESEVREAETRIKELSEQLQKETALKDQLQLSVDRLEKADKDWQLKLEENEKKVKDSQAVLEEERRKLQQTTAELQSTQNEARALENELEGVHHRTRALEEGVGRLQAEVDQARAELREREAEERRLCLNVEQLEADLRSSKVLTESLQNELSGKEKRELELLGEKEQAVTQAAEEARREADSRAQEAERALEQRREELRELEDKFQKTEEESSNRKAKLDSFMKAMGSLQDDRDRVLNMYKQLEEKHLQVMMEKDALIQEAAGENNSLKEELRSLLVQRDDLHAEKAKLSAQLHGYRDELNQVLSMKDSQHKQVLAAQRERITSLERQCKELEAQLKGLGTERDIEVEALSVRQEREILSEAGDSGRVLQVRDAPGAEVEKLREQLQMAREQVEALESNLLKERQEQTARNQELAELRWEGGVMRTESESAQERVAELARDLMVVEQKLLEEKEATTQLQAENQSLKSAMASLQDNRDQAVNKAQELSLRLEEVNKAGGQLAHSSPAGSTGEVWGLKNALQALQNDRERLLEQLKNQSSELQKQKSELVRLGAGELIKVSEELFEEKRKNEEMLGAVKQLESVVEMGNQEIETLRLERIDWMAQAEQLKQQTLTTLSERDQQLRHLTTMLEEARTPKPKLLQEHYQREGTEEVDSAPGAPQERSSLLESHTHIAEMKELQRRLDEEMERRLAIEEQLIASQDILKRHTQSQWHEGQHSETAVLIEPSEGAVTRTRRGGPGLMRMLRVAFCSRQRTPLLFSLYLLTVHVLLLLCLGGYL